One Stenotrophomonas oahuensis genomic region harbors:
- a CDS encoding TorF family putative porin, giving the protein MNHATRCTAAVVLCAALFAPFVASAQDEAESPFSWNVTGVSDYVFRGASQTDEDPTVQAGFTYTSPVGLYAGVWGSGVDFGDGGPDAEVDYFIGYGVDVTDSVNFDVMLNRYSYPGSSELAYNELITKTTFAEHFNVTVAYSNDVWNTDTDGWYYAAGTEWTLPQDFVLTANIGRSTFEKDVAKDYTDWNIGVSRTWGLFTLGLGYYGTDSSGDYNFGKNADDRVVFTVSVGQ; this is encoded by the coding sequence ATGAACCACGCCACGCGCTGTACCGCCGCCGTAGTGCTCTGCGCCGCCTTGTTCGCCCCGTTTGTCGCCAGTGCCCAGGACGAGGCCGAGTCTCCCTTCAGCTGGAATGTCACCGGCGTGTCCGATTACGTGTTCCGAGGTGCCTCGCAGACCGACGAGGACCCGACCGTGCAGGCTGGCTTCACCTACACCTCGCCGGTGGGCCTGTACGCCGGTGTGTGGGGTTCGGGTGTGGACTTTGGCGACGGTGGACCGGATGCCGAAGTTGATTACTTCATCGGTTATGGCGTGGATGTCACCGACAGCGTCAATTTCGACGTCATGCTCAACCGCTATTCGTACCCGGGTTCGAGCGAGCTGGCTTACAACGAGCTGATCACCAAGACCACGTTCGCCGAGCACTTCAATGTCACCGTGGCCTACAGCAACGATGTCTGGAACACCGACACCGACGGCTGGTACTACGCGGCCGGCACGGAATGGACCCTGCCGCAGGACTTCGTGCTGACCGCCAACATCGGCCGCAGCACGTTCGAGAAGGACGTGGCCAAGGATTACACCGACTGGAACATCGGCGTCAGCCGCACCTGGGGCCTGTTCACCCTCGGCCTGGGCTACTACGGCACCGACAGCAGCGGCGACTACAACTTCGGCAAGAATGCCGACGACCGCGTGGTGTTTACCGTTAGCGTCGGGCAGTAG
- the tdh gene encoding L-threonine 3-dehydrogenase — protein MKALVKREAAKGIWLEDVPVPTPGPNEVLIKLEKTAICGTDLHIYLWDDWSQRTIKPGLTIGHEFVGRIAELGSAVTGYEVGQRVSAEGHIVCGHCRNCRGGRPHLCPNTVGIGVNVNGAFAEYMVMPASNLWPIPDQIPSELAAFFDPYGNAAHCALEFDVIGEDVLITGAGPIGIIAAGICKHIGARNVVVTDVNDFRLKLAADMGATRVVNVANTSLKDVMKELHMEGFDVGLEMSGNPRAFNDMLDCMYHGGKIAMLGIMPKGAGCDWDKIIFKGLTVQGIYGRKMYETWYKMTQLVLSGFPLGKVMTHQLPIDEFQKGFDLMEEGKAGKVVLSWN, from the coding sequence ATGAAAGCCCTGGTCAAGCGCGAAGCCGCCAAGGGCATCTGGCTGGAAGACGTGCCGGTCCCGACCCCGGGCCCGAACGAGGTCCTGATCAAGCTGGAAAAGACCGCCATCTGCGGTACCGACCTGCACATCTACCTGTGGGACGACTGGAGCCAGCGCACCATCAAGCCGGGCCTGACCATCGGCCACGAGTTCGTTGGCCGCATCGCCGAGCTGGGTTCGGCGGTGACCGGCTATGAAGTGGGCCAGCGCGTGTCGGCAGAAGGCCACATCGTCTGCGGCCACTGCCGCAACTGCCGCGGCGGCCGCCCGCACCTGTGCCCGAACACCGTCGGTATCGGCGTCAACGTCAATGGGGCCTTCGCCGAGTACATGGTGATGCCGGCCAGCAACCTGTGGCCGATCCCGGACCAGATTCCGTCCGAACTGGCGGCCTTCTTCGACCCGTACGGCAACGCCGCGCACTGCGCGCTGGAGTTCGACGTGATCGGCGAAGACGTGCTGATCACCGGTGCCGGCCCGATCGGCATCATCGCCGCCGGCATCTGCAAGCACATCGGTGCGCGCAACGTGGTGGTGACCGACGTCAACGATTTCCGCCTGAAGCTGGCGGCCGACATGGGGGCCACCCGCGTGGTCAACGTCGCCAACACTTCGCTGAAGGACGTGATGAAGGAACTGCACATGGAGGGCTTCGACGTGGGCCTGGAAATGAGCGGCAACCCGCGCGCGTTCAACGACATGCTCGACTGCATGTACCACGGCGGCAAGATCGCCATGCTCGGCATCATGCCAAAGGGCGCTGGCTGCGACTGGGACAAGATCATCTTCAAGGGTCTGACCGTGCAGGGCATCTACGGCCGCAAGATGTACGAGACCTGGTACAAGATGACCCAGCTGGTGCTGAGCGGCTTCCCGCTGGGCAAGGTGATGACCCATCAGCTGCCGATTGATGAATTCCAGAAGGGCTTTGACCTGATGGAAGAAGGCAAGGCCGGCAAGGTCGTGCTTAGCTGGAATTGA
- a CDS encoding pseudouridine synthase, translating into MRTTRRPTAAPTTAPRHGLARVLSKAGVCSRTEAARWIADGRVTVDGRTINNPEFPIVDGRHQIKVDGQPLGSARRIHLMLNKPRGLVTTVQDERGRDTVYRCFDGAGLPWLAPVGRLDKASEGLLLFSNDPQWAARLTDPTTGPDKTYHVQVDAIPSADQLAALCAGVEDGGEFLRARQVRLLRSGEKTAWLEVVLEEGRNRHIRRLLAAFDIAVLRLIRVGIGQLQLGTLAKGGWRELQPHDLELLYATAGGAGADI; encoded by the coding sequence ATGCGTACGACCCGCCGCCCCACTGCCGCGCCGACTACCGCGCCACGCCATGGTCTGGCGCGGGTCCTGTCCAAAGCGGGCGTGTGCTCGCGCACCGAGGCCGCGCGCTGGATCGCCGACGGCCGGGTGACGGTGGACGGGCGCACCATCAACAACCCCGAATTTCCGATCGTCGATGGCCGCCACCAGATCAAGGTGGACGGCCAGCCGCTGGGCAGCGCCCGGCGCATCCATCTCATGCTCAACAAGCCGCGCGGACTGGTCACCACCGTCCAGGACGAGCGCGGCCGCGACACCGTGTACCGCTGTTTCGACGGTGCCGGCTTGCCCTGGTTGGCACCGGTGGGACGGCTCGACAAGGCCAGCGAAGGCCTGCTGTTGTTCAGCAACGACCCGCAGTGGGCGGCGCGTCTGACCGACCCCACGACCGGCCCGGACAAGACGTACCACGTGCAGGTCGACGCCATTCCCTCTGCCGACCAGCTGGCGGCCCTGTGCGCCGGCGTTGAAGACGGCGGCGAGTTCCTGCGCGCCCGCCAGGTGCGGCTGCTGCGCAGCGGCGAGAAGACCGCCTGGCTGGAAGTCGTGCTGGAAGAGGGCCGCAACCGCCACATCCGGCGTCTGCTGGCGGCCTTCGATATCGCCGTTCTGCGTTTGATCAGAGTGGGGATAGGCCAGCTGCAACTGGGAACGCTTGCCAAAGGGGGCTGGCGCGAACTGCAGCCACACGACCTTGAACTGTTGTACGCCACGGCCGGAGGTGCCGGGGCTGACATCTAG
- a CDS encoding OmpA family protein, with protein sequence MNKKILTAALLGGLAMAQAASAQDFDDRWYLTGSAGFNFQDSDRGTNDAPFVTLGLGKFISPNWSLDGELNYQNPNFDDNQDLNWSQYGGDISARYHFIQEGRGWNPYLRFGVGYQKSEEEFSQPGPVLGERKDGNFSAIVGVGLQTTFDKAVAVRAEVGYRGDFDDKSYNPTLNGRDESWFGDLLASVGVVIPLGPAPVAAVAPPPPAAPSCADLDDDGDGVNNCDDKCPNSQPGQTIGPDGCPVPVSIDLKGVNFDFDKSTLRPDAVAILSEATQILVRYPDLRVEVAGHTDSKGTDEYNQKLSERRATAVYDYLTSNGVAASRLVGPIGYGESRPIAPNTNPDGSDNPEGRAKNRRTELNVQN encoded by the coding sequence ATGAACAAGAAGATCCTTACTGCCGCGCTGCTGGGCGGTCTGGCCATGGCCCAGGCTGCGTCCGCGCAGGACTTCGATGACCGCTGGTACCTGACCGGTTCGGCGGGTTTCAATTTCCAGGACAGCGACCGCGGGACCAATGACGCTCCGTTCGTCACCCTGGGCCTGGGCAAGTTCATCAGCCCGAACTGGTCGCTGGACGGTGAGCTGAACTACCAGAACCCGAACTTCGACGACAACCAGGATCTGAACTGGAGCCAGTACGGCGGCGACATCTCCGCGCGCTACCACTTCATCCAGGAAGGCCGCGGCTGGAACCCCTACCTGCGTTTCGGCGTGGGCTACCAGAAGTCGGAAGAAGAGTTCTCGCAGCCGGGCCCGGTGCTGGGTGAGCGCAAGGACGGCAACTTCTCCGCCATCGTCGGCGTCGGTCTGCAGACCACCTTCGACAAGGCCGTGGCCGTGCGTGCCGAAGTCGGCTACCGCGGTGACTTCGATGACAAGAGCTACAACCCGACCCTGAACGGCCGTGACGAAAGCTGGTTCGGCGACCTGCTGGCCTCGGTCGGCGTCGTGATCCCGCTGGGTCCGGCTCCGGTTGCCGCTGTGGCTCCGCCGCCGCCGGCTGCGCCGAGCTGCGCCGACCTGGATGACGACGGTGACGGCGTCAACAACTGCGACGACAAGTGCCCGAACTCGCAGCCGGGTCAGACCATCGGTCCGGACGGTTGCCCGGTGCCGGTGTCGATCGACCTGAAGGGCGTGAACTTCGACTTCGACAAGTCGACCCTGCGTCCGGACGCCGTGGCGATCCTGAGCGAAGCCACCCAGATTCTGGTGCGTTACCCGGATCTGCGCGTTGAAGTCGCTGGCCACACCGACTCGAAGGGCACCGACGAGTACAACCAGAAGCTGTCCGAGCGTCGTGCAACCGCTGTGTACGACTACCTGACCAGCAACGGCGTTGCTGCTTCGCGTCTGGTCGGCCCGATCGGTTACGGCGAGTCGCGTCCGATTGCTCCGAACACCAACCCGGATGGTTCGGACAACCCGGAAGGCCGCGCCAAGAACCGTCGTACCGAGCTGAACGTCCAGAACTAA
- the kbl gene encoding glycine C-acetyltransferase, with protein MTDTANAPLTRHYVEELEAIRAQGLFKSERIITSPQSAEITLDDGRTVLNFCANNYLGLADHPDLIQAAKDALDSHGFGMASVRFICGTQDLHKQLEQQIAGFFGKQDTILYAACFDANGGLFEPLLGENDAIISDALNHASIIDGVRLCKAKRFRYANCDMADLEAQLQAADAAGCKTKLITTDGVFSMDGFIAPLDEITALAKKYNALVHIDECHATGFLGATGRGSAEVKGVLEKIDIITGTLGKAMGGALGGFTTASAEVIELLRQRSRPYLFSNSLPPHVVAAGIKAFDMLAAADDLRTTLQENTAYFREKMTAAGFDVKPGVHPISPVMLYDAPLAQKFAERLLEEGIYAIGFFFPVVPKGQARIRTQISAAHTRAHLDRAIDAFTRIGVELGVIKG; from the coding sequence ATGACCGACACCGCCAATGCCCCGCTGACCCGGCACTATGTTGAGGAACTGGAGGCGATCCGCGCCCAGGGCCTGTTCAAGTCCGAGCGCATCATCACCAGCCCGCAGTCGGCCGAGATCACCCTGGACGACGGGCGCACGGTGCTGAACTTCTGCGCCAACAACTACCTGGGCCTGGCCGACCACCCGGACCTGATCCAGGCGGCCAAGGACGCGCTGGACAGCCACGGCTTCGGCATGGCGTCGGTGCGCTTCATCTGTGGCACCCAGGACCTGCACAAGCAGCTGGAACAGCAGATCGCCGGCTTCTTCGGCAAGCAGGACACCATCCTGTACGCGGCCTGCTTCGACGCCAACGGCGGCCTGTTCGAGCCGCTGCTGGGTGAGAACGACGCCATCATTTCCGATGCACTCAACCATGCCTCGATCATCGACGGCGTGCGCCTGTGCAAGGCCAAGCGCTTCCGCTATGCCAACTGCGACATGGCGGACCTCGAAGCGCAGCTGCAGGCGGCCGATGCAGCGGGCTGCAAGACCAAGCTGATCACCACCGACGGCGTGTTCTCGATGGACGGCTTCATTGCGCCGCTGGATGAGATCACCGCGCTGGCGAAGAAGTACAACGCGCTGGTGCACATCGACGAATGCCACGCCACCGGCTTCCTGGGTGCCACCGGCCGCGGCTCGGCCGAAGTGAAGGGCGTGCTGGAGAAGATCGACATCATCACCGGCACCCTGGGCAAGGCCATGGGCGGCGCACTGGGTGGCTTCACCACCGCCAGCGCCGAAGTGATCGAGCTGCTGCGTCAGCGCTCGCGCCCGTACCTGTTCTCCAACTCGCTGCCGCCGCACGTGGTGGCCGCCGGCATCAAGGCGTTCGACATGCTGGCCGCCGCGGATGACCTGCGCACCACGCTGCAGGAAAACACCGCTTATTTCCGCGAGAAGATGACCGCCGCCGGCTTCGACGTGAAGCCGGGCGTGCACCCGATCAGCCCGGTGATGCTGTACGACGCACCGCTGGCGCAGAAATTCGCCGAGCGCCTGCTCGAAGAAGGCATCTATGCGATCGGCTTCTTCTTCCCGGTGGTGCCCAAGGGCCAGGCGCGTATCCGCACCCAGATCAGCGCGGCGCACACCCGTGCACACCTGGACCGCGCGATTGATGCGTTCACCCGGATCGGCGTGGAGCTGGGTGTTATCAAGGGCTGA
- a CDS encoding S46 family peptidase: MRSNLLAFSVIASLGLVQVAHAAEGMWVPQQLPEIAGPLQKAGLKLSPEQLSNLTGDPMGAVVALGGCTASFVSPQGLVVTNHHCAYGAIQLNSTAEKNLIKDGFNAPTLKDELSAGPNARVFVLDQITDVTDQAKAAIAAAGKDPLARTRALEAFDKAQTAACEAEAGFRCRLYSFSGGNTYRLFRNMEIKDVRLVYAPPGSVGKFGGDIDNWMWPRHTGDFSFYRAYVGKDGKPAAFSADNVPYQPKHFLKFADQPLGADDFVMVAGYPGRTNRYALVGEFNETANFTYPMIARHYNAVLALIDAAGKADPDIKVKYANTAASMNNVAKNYAGQLEGFKRIDAAGQKQAEEAAVLAWLKKQGAAGKPALAAHAQLLKHLDTSKSTRERDLFVGQFHNTSAVAAALALYRLSIERAKPDAEREAGYQDRDLPTLEGGLRQMDRRYVARMDQQLQQYWLNQYVALPPAQRSNEVLNQWLAGTDTAAVDALVKKLAGTRLGSLDERLKWFKADRAAFEASTDPVIQYAVAITPALLKIEEQKKTREGESLIARPAYLQALADYKKSQGEFVYPDANLSLRITFGNVMGYTPKDGVAYTPFTTLEGIVAKETGADPFDSPKALLDAVKAKRYGGLEDKRVGSVPVNFLSNLDITGGNSGSPVLDAHGKLVGLAFDGNWESVSSNWVFDPVMTRMIAVDSRYMQWIMQEVAPAPQLLKELSLTP, encoded by the coding sequence ATGCGCTCGAACCTGCTTGCGTTCTCCGTCATTGCCAGCCTGGGGCTGGTCCAGGTCGCCCATGCCGCTGAAGGCATGTGGGTGCCGCAACAGCTGCCGGAGATCGCCGGCCCGCTGCAGAAGGCCGGGCTCAAGCTCTCGCCCGAGCAGCTGTCCAACCTGACCGGCGACCCGATGGGCGCGGTGGTGGCGCTGGGCGGCTGCACTGCCAGCTTTGTTTCCCCGCAGGGCCTGGTGGTGACCAACCACCACTGTGCCTACGGCGCGATCCAGCTCAACTCCACGGCCGAGAAGAACCTGATCAAGGACGGCTTCAACGCGCCGACCCTGAAGGACGAACTCAGCGCCGGGCCCAACGCCCGCGTGTTCGTGCTCGACCAGATCACCGACGTGACCGACCAGGCCAAGGCCGCCATCGCCGCCGCCGGCAAGGACCCGCTGGCCCGCACCCGCGCGCTGGAAGCCTTCGACAAGGCCCAGACCGCCGCGTGTGAAGCCGAAGCCGGCTTCCGCTGCCGTCTGTACAGTTTCTCCGGCGGCAACACCTACCGCCTGTTCCGCAACATGGAAATCAAGGACGTACGCCTGGTCTATGCGCCCCCGGGCAGCGTCGGCAAGTTCGGCGGCGATATCGACAACTGGATGTGGCCGCGCCACACCGGCGACTTCTCGTTCTACCGTGCCTACGTCGGCAAGGACGGCAAGCCGGCCGCGTTCTCGGCCGACAACGTGCCGTACCAGCCCAAGCACTTCCTGAAGTTCGCTGACCAGCCGCTGGGCGCGGACGACTTCGTGATGGTGGCGGGCTACCCGGGCCGCACCAACCGCTACGCGCTGGTCGGCGAGTTCAATGAAACCGCCAACTTCACCTATCCGATGATCGCCCGTCACTACAACGCGGTGCTGGCGCTGATCGATGCGGCTGGCAAGGCCGATCCCGACATCAAGGTGAAGTACGCCAATACCGCCGCCAGCATGAACAACGTGGCCAAGAACTACGCCGGTCAGCTGGAAGGCTTCAAGCGCATCGACGCCGCTGGCCAGAAGCAGGCCGAAGAGGCCGCCGTGCTGGCCTGGCTGAAAAAGCAGGGTGCCGCCGGCAAGCCGGCACTGGCCGCCCACGCCCAGCTGCTCAAGCACCTGGACACCAGCAAGTCCACGCGTGAGCGCGACCTGTTCGTCGGCCAGTTCCACAACACCTCTGCCGTCGCCGCGGCGCTGGCGCTGTACCGCCTGTCGATCGAGCGTGCCAAGCCGGATGCCGAACGTGAAGCCGGCTACCAGGACCGCGACCTGCCGACCCTCGAGGGCGGCCTGCGTCAGATGGATCGCCGCTATGTGGCGCGCATGGACCAGCAGCTTCAGCAGTACTGGCTGAACCAGTACGTGGCACTGCCGCCTGCGCAGCGCAGCAACGAAGTGCTCAACCAGTGGCTGGCAGGTACCGATACCGCCGCCGTCGATGCGCTGGTGAAGAAGCTGGCCGGCACCCGGCTGGGCAGCCTGGACGAGCGCCTGAAGTGGTTCAAGGCCGACCGCGCCGCGTTTGAAGCCAGCACCGACCCGGTCATCCAGTACGCCGTCGCCATCACCCCGGCGCTGCTGAAGATCGAAGAGCAGAAGAAGACCCGTGAAGGCGAATCGCTGATCGCCCGTCCGGCGTACCTGCAGGCACTGGCCGATTACAAGAAGAGCCAGGGCGAGTTCGTCTACCCGGATGCCAATCTGTCGCTGCGCATCACGTTCGGCAACGTGATGGGCTACACCCCCAAGGACGGCGTGGCCTACACCCCGTTCACCACCCTGGAAGGCATCGTCGCCAAGGAAACCGGGGCTGACCCGTTCGATTCGCCCAAGGCCCTGCTCGATGCGGTCAAGGCCAAGCGTTACGGCGGCCTGGAAGACAAGCGGGTCGGCTCGGTGCCGGTCAACTTCCTGTCCAACCTGGACATCACCGGCGGCAACTCCGGTTCGCCGGTGCTGGACGCGCACGGCAAGCTGGTCGGCCTGGCCTTCGACGGCAACTGGGAATCGGTCAGCTCCAACTGGGTGTTCGACCCGGTCATGACCCGCATGATCGCGGTCGACAGCCGCTACATGCAGTGGATCATGCAGGAAGTGGCTCCGGCTCCGCAGCTGCTGAAAGAGTTGAGCCTCACTCCGTGA